The following coding sequences lie in one Cyanobacterium sp. Dongsha4 genomic window:
- a CDS encoding Tab2/Atab2 family RNA-binding protein — protein sequence MGKIWELDFYSRPIIDENNKKRWEILICESPTTIDTDTSKLFRYSQFCTNTEVNSITLQNAIATAIEKAGETPSKIRFFRRQMNNMILKGCEDAGIPALASRHTYTLNQWLEQRMTSFYPLQEGYDKKATIAASVQYPQTNPVNLPDALKGDKKDKWALVSLNGKDLEEMPEWDIGFREAFPLEIANISQDTKIPGLIIFSSRALPLAGWMSGLELGYLRLDRGKFPSICLETGVSDSWVLVNLTDKNTLSEAEGFENAKKQANGVHFLAIQSSPESQSFEAFWLLLEQSNNN from the coding sequence ATGGGAAAAATTTGGGAGTTAGACTTTTATTCTCGTCCAATTATTGATGAAAACAACAAAAAACGTTGGGAAATTCTCATCTGCGAAAGTCCAACCACTATAGACACCGATACAAGTAAATTATTTCGCTATTCTCAATTTTGCACTAATACAGAAGTTAACTCCATTACTCTTCAAAATGCGATCGCAACTGCCATAGAAAAAGCAGGAGAAACTCCCAGTAAAATCCGCTTCTTTCGTCGTCAAATGAATAACATGATTCTGAAAGGGTGTGAAGATGCAGGAATTCCAGCCCTTGCTTCCCGTCACACTTATACTCTTAATCAATGGTTAGAACAGAGAATGACATCATTTTATCCCCTCCAAGAAGGCTATGACAAAAAAGCCACTATAGCCGCTTCTGTTCAATATCCCCAAACCAACCCAGTTAATCTTCCCGATGCTTTAAAAGGAGATAAAAAAGATAAATGGGCATTAGTTAGTTTGAATGGGAAAGATTTAGAAGAAATGCCCGAATGGGATATAGGTTTTAGAGAAGCGTTTCCCCTTGAAATAGCTAATATCTCACAAGATACCAAGATTCCGGGCTTAATCATCTTTTCCTCCCGTGCTTTACCTCTTGCAGGATGGATGTCAGGATTAGAATTAGGTTATTTAAGATTAGATAGAGGAAAATTCCCCAGTATTTGCTTAGAAACAGGGGTGAGTGATAGTTGGGTATTAGTTAACCTGACAGACAAAAACACTTTATCCGAGGCGGAAGGCTTTGAAAACGCAAAAAAACAAGCGAATGGAGTTCATTTTTTAGCCATTCAATCTTCTCCTGAGTCTCAATCCTTTGAGGCTTTCTGGTTACTCCTCGAACAATCGAATAACAATTAG
- the pdxA gene encoding 4-hydroxythreonine-4-phosphate dehydrogenase PdxA yields the protein MINQSGSKVNLVITMGDPASIGGEIILKALSISSIHDRANITIVGSRSHLEKTYHHLQPFTSQELIHPDSLNIIEVDTPENIIWGKGNQETGKASFLYLENAIALTLKGQFEGIVTAPIAKSLWQSAGYDYPGQTEVLAQKSGREKFAMMFLGLSPYTNWVLRTILATTHIPLKTVSDNLNSSILDSKLELLIENLKQDFNLEKSTIAVAGLNPHSGEDGKLGTEEKEWLQDWLINAQKKYPQVKLIGLIPPDIMWIKPTQAWFRNGNIDTPDAFLALYHDQGLIPVKAMAFDQAVNTTVGLPFVRTSPDHGTAFDIAGQGVANPSSMLSAIEWAIALCHNRKQS from the coding sequence ATGATTAACCAATCTGGTTCAAAAGTTAACCTTGTGATTACTATGGGTGATCCTGCTAGTATAGGAGGGGAAATAATTTTAAAAGCCCTTAGCATCTCCTCTATACATGATCGTGCTAATATTACGATTGTTGGATCTCGATCGCATCTTGAAAAGACTTATCATCATTTACAACCTTTTACATCCCAAGAATTAATACATCCAGATAGTTTAAATATTATTGAAGTGGACACCCCAGAAAATATTATTTGGGGCAAGGGAAATCAAGAGACAGGTAAAGCTAGTTTTTTATACTTAGAAAATGCGATCGCACTTACTTTAAAAGGTCAGTTTGAAGGTATTGTCACCGCCCCCATTGCAAAATCTCTTTGGCAAAGTGCAGGATATGACTACCCCGGACAAACAGAGGTTTTAGCCCAAAAAAGCGGACGGGAAAAATTTGCCATGATGTTTCTTGGGTTATCTCCTTACACTAATTGGGTCTTACGTACTATTTTGGCAACTACCCATATCCCCTTAAAAACTGTTTCAGATAACCTTAATTCGTCCATTTTAGACTCTAAACTAGAATTGTTGATTGAAAACTTAAAACAAGACTTTAACCTTGAAAAAAGCACCATAGCAGTGGCAGGATTAAACCCCCATAGTGGTGAGGATGGAAAATTAGGTACAGAGGAGAAAGAATGGTTACAAGACTGGTTAATCAATGCTCAGAAAAAATACCCTCAAGTTAAATTAATCGGTTTGATTCCACCTGATATTATGTGGATTAAACCAACTCAGGCATGGTTTAGAAATGGTAATATAGATACTCCTGATGCGTTTCTTGCACTATATCATGATCAAGGTTTGATTCCCGTAAAAGCTATGGCATTTGATCAAGCGGTCAATACTACCGTAGGCTTACCTTTTGTTAGAACTTCCCCCGATCATGGTACTGCTTTTGATATTGCTGGTCAAGGGGTGGCTAATCCTTCAAGTATGCTTTCTGCTATTGAATGGGCGATCGCACTGTGCCATAATAGAAAACAAAGTTAG
- a CDS encoding ABC transporter ATP-binding protein, translating into MSQCLLDINNLRIAYSTIHGADDSNPPWAVDGVSFQLNTGEIMALVGESGCGKSTLGRAMMRLLPNQTRVEGEARFQGESIYDYTASALRRFRGEVVALVFQDPMTRLDPLMTIGDHCIETLKAHQPHLSSSQAKEKALTALATVKISPDRFNQYPHEFSGGMRQRVAIALALLLEPKVIIADEPTTSLDVTIAGEILRELTALCRERDMGLLLISHDLAMVAKYCDRIGVMYGGKMVEMGTVKDVIYSPKHEYTQSLLKAAFHLHHTGNDNREEKKEENKPLLELKNLQKYYTISVNFIEQLLGKKSQFIKAVDDLNLNIWQGEILGLVGESGCGKSTLSRTILQLIRATNGQVLWQGKDLTTLSRSQLRGLRREIQMIFQDPHACLNPMMTIGESIIEPLIIHQLGNKLENRQRVENMLQRVGLDPKEYYNRYPKELSGGQQQRVAIARALITQPKLVICDEPVSMLDATVQAQVLELMLELKQEFKLTYLFITHDLSVARFLCDRIAVMNGGKIVELDVTEKIFNNPQHPYTKTLLAAAPTL; encoded by the coding sequence ATGAGTCAATGCCTTTTAGACATTAACAATTTACGTATTGCCTATTCTACTATTCATGGAGCAGATGATAGTAACCCCCCTTGGGCAGTAGATGGTGTTTCTTTTCAACTGAATACAGGGGAAATAATGGCTTTGGTGGGGGAATCGGGTTGTGGTAAATCAACTTTGGGCAGAGCGATGATGCGTCTTTTACCTAATCAGACAAGGGTAGAGGGAGAGGCAAGGTTTCAAGGAGAGTCTATTTATGATTATACTGCTTCTGCTTTACGCAGATTTCGAGGGGAAGTTGTTGCTTTAGTTTTTCAAGACCCTATGACAAGGCTTGATCCTTTAATGACGATTGGAGATCATTGTATAGAAACTCTCAAGGCTCATCAACCCCATTTATCTTCATCTCAAGCAAAAGAAAAAGCCCTCACTGCTTTGGCTACGGTGAAAATATCCCCTGATAGATTTAATCAGTATCCTCATGAGTTTAGTGGCGGTATGAGACAAAGAGTTGCGATCGCACTTGCATTATTATTAGAACCTAAAGTAATTATCGCTGATGAGCCCACTACCAGTTTAGATGTTACTATTGCAGGAGAAATTCTGCGTGAATTAACTGCATTATGTAGAGAAAGAGATATGGGATTATTATTGATTTCCCATGATTTAGCTATGGTAGCAAAATATTGCGATCGCATCGGTGTTATGTATGGCGGGAAAATGGTGGAAATGGGAACAGTAAAAGATGTTATATATAGCCCTAAACATGAATATACTCAGTCATTGTTAAAAGCCGCTTTTCATCTTCATCACACAGGAAATGATAATAGAGAAGAAAAAAAAGAAGAAAATAAGCCTTTATTAGAATTAAAAAATCTGCAAAAATATTATACTATTTCCGTTAACTTTATCGAGCAATTATTAGGAAAAAAAAGTCAGTTTATTAAAGCCGTTGATGATCTCAATTTAAACATTTGGCAAGGGGAAATCCTTGGTTTAGTGGGAGAATCTGGTTGTGGGAAAAGTACCCTATCCCGCACTATTTTGCAATTAATTCGGGCAACCAATGGGCAGGTATTATGGCAAGGAAAAGACCTAACAACCCTTTCTAGGTCACAGTTACGGGGTTTAAGAAGGGAAATTCAAATGATTTTTCAAGACCCCCACGCCTGTTTAAATCCTATGATGACTATAGGGGAATCTATTATTGAACCTTTAATCATTCATCAACTAGGTAATAAATTAGAAAATCGTCAACGGGTTGAAAATATGCTACAAAGAGTAGGATTAGACCCCAAAGAATATTATAATCGTTACCCGAAAGAACTTTCAGGAGGTCAACAACAAAGAGTTGCCATTGCCCGTGCCTTAATTACACAACCGAAATTAGTGATTTGTGATGAGCCTGTCAGTATGTTAGATGCAACGGTACAAGCGCAGGTATTAGAATTGATGCTAGAACTAAAACAGGAATTTAAGCTAACTTATCTATTCATCACCCATGACTTATCGGTAGCTCGTTTTCTGTGCGATCGCATTGCCGTCATGAATGGTGGTAAAATAGTTGAACTAGATGTCACCGAGAAAATATTTAACAATCCTCAGCATCCTTATACAAAAACTCTACTTGCCGCCGCCCCTACCCTTTGA
- a CDS encoding ABC-ATPase domain-containing protein, with protein MKSNLQLKELLKNLDGKSYPAYKSIKSEYKFDKFNLIIDHVQGDPFASPSKVRIKINQSIAKFPENLFDSSIRNIALTDYIHRQISNSLKQISQRRGSGKSGLIAIADIAQEVIQRSSVLLNKQELEVRLVVGLPANGRRILGFQAIELLCENISEIVNQCLLYDGLNHQDIKYHVETVEDANYIRQELDNQDLVAFVANDAILPRDSGISPLPLQGKEAIKFQSPPSLEVEFICPNRGKVKGMGIKKGITLIVGGGYHGKSTLLHAIELGVYNHIPDDGRELVITNSTGVKIRAEDGRSITGVDISPFINHLPQGKSTVNFHTPNASGSTSQSANIMEALEVGSKLLLIDEDTSATNFMIRDGRMQKLIAKEKEPITPLVDKIKALYEDYGISTILVMGGSGDYFEVANTVIAMDSFQPLNVTDKAKQIALDFPQFRERSDSIKFGKITPRFINPESISAKRGKRDVKIQVRDLDTIQFGTENIDLASVSQLVENGQLRAIAFSILYMQKKYLRQKQSLSEAINLLMKDLETKGLDILTDFPQGDLTMFRHFELACAINRLRNLKTMQ; from the coding sequence ATGAAAAGTAATCTACAATTAAAAGAATTATTAAAAAATTTAGATGGAAAAAGTTATCCAGCTTATAAAAGTATAAAAAGTGAGTATAAATTCGATAAATTTAACTTAATAATAGATCATGTTCAAGGAGATCCTTTTGCTTCTCCTAGTAAAGTTAGAATAAAAATAAATCAATCTATAGCTAAATTTCCTGAAAATTTATTTGATTCTTCTATTCGCAATATTGCCTTAACAGATTATATTCATCGTCAAATTAGTAATAGTCTTAAACAAATTAGTCAGAGGCGAGGTAGTGGCAAAAGTGGTTTGATTGCCATTGCTGATATTGCTCAAGAAGTGATACAACGCAGTAGTGTTTTACTGAATAAACAAGAGTTAGAAGTGCGTTTAGTGGTGGGGCTACCTGCTAACGGGAGAAGAATCTTAGGATTTCAAGCCATAGAATTACTTTGCGAAAATATCTCCGAAATAGTTAACCAATGCTTGTTATATGATGGACTTAATCATCAAGATATTAAATACCATGTAGAAACCGTTGAAGATGCTAATTATATTCGTCAAGAATTAGACAATCAAGATTTAGTGGCATTTGTGGCAAACGATGCTATTCTACCCCGTGATAGTGGTATTTCTCCTTTGCCCTTACAAGGAAAAGAAGCGATTAAATTTCAATCTCCTCCTTCTCTGGAAGTAGAATTTATCTGTCCAAATCGAGGTAAAGTAAAGGGAATGGGTATTAAAAAAGGAATCACTCTTATTGTTGGGGGCGGTTATCATGGTAAGTCAACTTTACTTCATGCCATCGAATTGGGGGTATATAATCATATTCCTGACGATGGTAGGGAATTAGTGATAACAAATTCAACAGGGGTAAAAATTCGAGCTGAAGATGGCCGTAGCATCACGGGAGTTGATATTTCTCCTTTTATTAATCATCTTCCTCAAGGTAAGTCAACGGTTAATTTTCATACTCCAAATGCCAGTGGTAGTACTTCTCAAAGTGCGAATATTATGGAAGCCTTGGAAGTGGGCAGTAAGTTATTGTTGATTGATGAGGATACTTCAGCGACTAATTTCATGATTCGAGATGGAAGGATGCAGAAGTTAATTGCCAAAGAAAAAGAACCAATTACTCCTTTAGTGGATAAAATTAAGGCATTGTATGAGGATTATGGTATCTCTACTATTTTGGTAATGGGGGGAAGTGGGGATTATTTTGAAGTAGCAAATACTGTCATTGCTATGGATAGTTTTCAACCTTTAAATGTGACAGATAAAGCGAAACAAATTGCCCTCGATTTTCCTCAATTTAGGGAGAGGAGCGATAGTATCAAATTCGGTAAGATTACTCCCCGTTTTATTAATCCTGAAAGTATTTCTGCAAAAAGAGGTAAGCGAGATGTCAAAATCCAAGTTAGAGATTTAGATACAATCCAATTTGGGACAGAAAATATAGATTTAGCCTCTGTTTCTCAGTTAGTGGAAAATGGTCAACTAAGAGCGATCGCATTTTCTATATTATATATGCAGAAAAAATATTTAAGACAAAAACAATCCCTTTCCGAAGCTATCAATTTATTGATGAAAGATTTAGAGACTAAAGGATTAGATATATTAACAGATTTTCCTCAAGGAGATTTAACTATGTTTCGTCATTTCGAGTTAGCTTGTGCTATTAATCGTTTGCGAAATTTGAAGACTATGCAGTGA
- a CDS encoding protein-lysine palmitoyltransferase — protein sequence MSICDIAINENIAKILGEIVFLMGSCDNSKKYPVSFIINYLLPSIHLNQYRIYRTVKENKPIGFVCWAFVNDQVEEQLIKNDINLTIEERKSGEILYILYFIAPFGHAKKITQDLKNNIFPHRIVKGLRLTKDSKKIAKIAIYHNRNKS from the coding sequence ATGAGTATATGTGATATAGCTATTAATGAAAATATTGCAAAAATATTAGGAGAAATAGTATTTTTAATGGGCAGTTGTGACAATTCAAAAAAATACCCCGTTAGTTTTATTATTAACTACCTTTTACCATCAATACATCTAAATCAATATAGAATTTATAGAACCGTAAAAGAAAATAAGCCTATTGGTTTTGTCTGTTGGGCTTTTGTTAATGATCAAGTAGAAGAACAACTAATTAAAAATGATATTAACTTGACTATTGAAGAAAGAAAATCAGGAGAAATTCTTTATATTCTTTACTTTATAGCCCCCTTTGGTCATGCTAAAAAAATTACTCAAGACCTAAAAAATAATATTTTTCCTCACAGAATTGTGAAGGGTTTAAGACTGACTAAAGATAGTAAAAAAATAGCCAAAATCGCCATTTATCATAACAGAAATAAAAGTTAA
- a CDS encoding cupin domain-containing protein, with protein MAQIKSVSQQKLQSIQGGMALFYTPQSSHETMLVQIPPHTIDDLFVHHFQTDQLLVVKGNFVLVVLQNRQYQYLHLTENNPQVITIPPGIPHGAINLSNDSCLLVNAVLRHGETHVKDYQPIKRPFAYNLDLVKKLTNQQLVINN; from the coding sequence ATGGCACAAATCAAGAGTGTTTCACAACAAAAATTGCAATCAATTCAGGGAGGAATGGCTTTATTTTATACTCCCCAGTCTAGCCATGAAACCATGTTAGTGCAAATTCCACCGCACACTATTGATGATTTATTTGTCCATCATTTTCAAACGGATCAATTATTAGTTGTAAAAGGTAATTTTGTTTTAGTAGTTTTACAAAATCGTCAATATCAATATTTACATTTAACAGAAAATAATCCCCAAGTAATTACAATTCCCCCGGGTATTCCTCATGGTGCAATCAATTTGAGTAATGATTCTTGTTTGTTAGTTAATGCTGTATTACGTCATGGAGAAACTCATGTCAAAGATTATCAACCGATAAAAAGACCTTTTGCTTATAATTTAGATTTAGTAAAAAAATTGACTAATCAGCAGTTAGTAATTAATAATTGA
- a CDS encoding creatininase family protein: protein MIHGFIPPHRFFAYLTWQEIDIMSNKENTVIIQPIGAIEQHGYHLPLVVDSAISEGVLGKALTLLSNQIPAFALPTLYYGKSNEHEGFAGTITISSQTLYSLILEMAESIYKAGFRKLILMNSHGGQPQVMEIVARDLHQKFPDLDVFPFFTWRVPNITNELLTEEEQEWGIHAGDAETSLMLALLPQQVKMDLAIKEYPRNLAPNSLLSMEGKLPFAWLTKELSDSGVMGDATSATKEKGDRILASLAQGWVRVIEDVYNF from the coding sequence ATGATTCACGGTTTTATCCCCCCCCATCGCTTTTTTGCCTATTTAACGTGGCAAGAAATTGACATAATGTCAAATAAGGAAAACACTGTAATTATTCAACCTATAGGTGCGATCGAGCAACACGGTTATCATTTACCCTTAGTGGTAGATTCGGCAATTAGTGAGGGAGTTTTGGGGAAAGCGTTGACATTACTATCTAATCAAATTCCTGCTTTTGCTTTACCTACCCTTTATTATGGTAAATCTAACGAACATGAAGGATTTGCTGGAACTATTACTATTAGTTCTCAAACTCTTTACTCTCTAATCCTAGAAATGGCAGAAAGTATTTACAAGGCTGGATTTAGAAAATTAATCTTAATGAATTCTCACGGTGGACAACCCCAAGTTATGGAAATAGTTGCCCGTGATTTACATCAAAAATTTCCCGATTTAGATGTTTTTCCTTTTTTTACTTGGAGAGTTCCGAATATTACAAACGAACTGCTAACAGAAGAAGAACAAGAGTGGGGAATTCATGCGGGAGATGCCGAAACCAGTTTAATGTTGGCTTTACTGCCCCAACAAGTAAAAATGGATTTAGCGATAAAAGAATATCCCCGTAATCTTGCACCCAACAGTTTACTATCAATGGAGGGAAAATTACCCTTTGCTTGGTTAACAAAAGAGTTAAGCGATAGTGGTGTGATGGGGGATGCTACCTCCGCTACAAAGGAAAAAGGCGATCGCATCTTAGCTTCTTTAGCACAAGGTTGGGTAAGGGTTATTGAAGATGTTTATAATTTTTAG
- the phoU gene encoding phosphate signaling complex protein PhoU yields the protein MGEGSRLQRHTSEVAQDVLRMGALVEESFRYSHQALFDGDLEAVVLITNQDIEIDRYYRHIEMRCATILTLQAPVAQDLRILSAFMQLVRDLERIGDYAKDLGQIAIKLALYPSHSCMPELATMSKHAQIMLAKAMVALSELDSQAGEKIKLLDDTVDNAYERLYHTLAQQKDIKGVVEPIILLALAIRHIERMADHATNIAQRVSYIVTGERN from the coding sequence ATCGGAGAGGGTAGTAGATTACAAAGACACACTAGCGAAGTAGCTCAGGATGTACTACGCATGGGAGCTTTAGTCGAGGAGTCTTTTCGTTACAGTCATCAAGCCTTATTTGATGGAGACTTAGAGGCAGTTGTGTTAATCACAAACCAAGACATAGAAATTGACCGATACTATCGACATATAGAAATGAGGTGTGCAACAATTCTCACATTACAAGCACCAGTTGCTCAAGACTTAAGAATATTAAGTGCTTTTATGCAATTAGTCAGAGATTTAGAAAGAATTGGAGACTATGCCAAAGATTTAGGACAAATAGCCATAAAACTGGCTCTCTATCCGTCTCATTCCTGTATGCCCGAATTAGCCACTATGTCGAAACACGCTCAAATTATGTTAGCAAAAGCAATGGTTGCCCTAAGTGAGTTAGATTCTCAGGCAGGAGAAAAAATTAAACTCCTAGATGATACTGTCGATAATGCTTATGAGAGGCTCTATCACACTCTTGCACAACAAAAAGACATTAAGGGAGTGGTAGAACCCATTATCCTATTAGCTTTAGCAATTCGCCACATAGAAAGAATGGCAGATCATGCTACTAATATAGCTCAGAGAGTATCTTATATTGTCACGGGAGAAAGAAATTAA